cataataacaatgtgaaaaagcttttgagatttttgcaaacatatatatatatatatatatatatatatatatatatatatatatatcacacgtacataagtattcacagcctttgccatgaagctcaggcagcacggtggcttagtggctagcactgttgtctcacagcaagaaggtcatgggattgattcccacctattgcctttctgtgtggagtttgcatgttctccccatgtttacatGGGTTTCCAccgggtgttctggcttcctcccacatttaaagacatgcaagttaggtaaattggaaacttataattgtccaggtctccctgagatctcgatctcaatgggactaacctgattaaataaaggtaaaaatgTAGTGCAGTggcatcctgcttccactgattatccttgagatgtttcttcagcttaactggagtccacctggggtaaattcttttgactggacatgatttggaaaggtacatacctgtccacatataaggtccaaaagttgacagtgcatgtcagagcacagacatgtagtcaaaggaattgtctgtagacctcagagacaagattgtcttgaggcacaaatctgaggaagggcaaaaaaataattctgccactttgaaggtcccaatgagcacaatggcctccatcatccgtaaatggaagagattcggatccaccaggactcttcctatagctggccgcccgtcaaaactgagtgatcgagggagaagggccttagtctgagaggtgaccaagaacctgatggacactctgtcagagctccagcattcctctgtggagagaggaaaaccttccagaaggacaaccatctctgcaacaatccaccaatcaggcctgtatggtagagtggtcagacagaagccactccttagtaaaaggcacatggcagcccacctggagtttgccaagaggCTTCTGAAGGACTCCcagaacatgagaaacaaaattctctggtctgatgagacaaatgtTGAACttgttggcatgaatgccaggcatcatgtttggaggaaaccaggcagcatccctacagtgaagcatggtggtgacagtatCATGccgtggggatatttttcagtggcaggaactgggagactagtcaggttgagggaaagatgaatgcagcaatgtacagagacatcctggatgaaactgTGCTCcacagtgctcttgacctcagactggggcaatggttcatctttcagcaggagaatgaccctaaacacacagccaagatatcaaagaagtggcctcaggacaactctgtgaatgtggcccggccagagtccagacctgaatccgaaccTAACCCTAACAtctatggagagatctgaaaatggctgtgcaccaacgctccccatccagcctcatggagcttgagaggtgctgcaaagaggaatgcgcaaaactacccaaagaaggtatgccaagcttgtggtatcctAGTCAAGaagaaataaatggactgcatttatatagtgtttttcaatctgcatcagatgctcaaagcacactttacaaataatgtctcacattcaccccgatgtgagggtgctgccatacaaggtggtcactacacaccgggagcaagtaggggatttgaaccgaggatcctctggtctcaagcccaatgcttaaccactagaccatcacctcccctaaagaagACTTgacgctgtaattgctgccaaaggtgcatcaacaaagcattgagcaaaggctgtgaatacttatgtacgtgattttttgttttgttttttatttttaacaaatttgtgaaaattaaaaaaaagaagttaactcagccacatggggtgtgcagctagtacattctgagtgccggtcccaagcccagataaatgaggagggttgcgtcaggaagggcatctggcataaaacaagccaatccaacaatgcagactaagaatcgaatttccataccggatcggtcaaggcctgggttaacaacgtccgccaccggtgctcttgcccaacagggtgccagtggaaattgggctactgctgggcgaagatgacgaagaagaggaggagaactagaagggtggaaatgagagtgggtactttgaatgttggtagtatgactggtaaagggagagagctggctgatatgatggagaggagaaaggtagacatattgtgtgtgtgcaagagaccaagtggaagggaagtaagagcaggaacaTCGGCGgtaggtacaagttgttgtaccatggtgaggacaggaagagaaatggtgttggggtcattttgttgtgtgtgggccgccagaagaggaggtactgctggcccaccaccagtgggcgccctgcctgaagtgcgggcttcaggcacgagagggtgctgccgccatggacacagccgggggtgacagctgtcactcattacctcttgacagctgtcacccatcaactcaacatcatctcactccataaagaccaggcgtcatctccacctcgttgccgagatatcatacttcattggaggtaatatcctcagccgttttacaatattgtttgtatattgtgagtgtttgcaggagtaccggtaccgctgtcagtggaagctgagagagcgctagaaggcactcttttccctgaggaatcttcagtactctgcaagttattgagtgagaggtggaggtggcattcccaccgctgttgttactgggtgtacacacacccacacttgactgtctttgttctcgccagcagtaccagatccgacagtcggggacggtgatcacctgggaattcaggacttggcggctccagtattcaccaggttctgtggtggcggaaatcgtgtggttctggctcttctcaggacggacgtcttctatcctcgagcctgcccacacgtcacctttgtgattgactgtaattatattctgagattgtctgtatattcgttgtgcacatttcacaacattaaattgttactttttggctcatctattggccgttcatttgcgccccctgttgtgggtccgtgtcactacactttcacaacacattttaaaggaagagtacgttAAAAGTGTGGTGTGTTGGAGGttcagcgagtgtctgacagggtgttaagttggaaattgaaggggtgatgatgaatatcatcagtgcatatgccccacaggtaggttgtgagatgaaggacaaagaagatttctggagtgtgttagatgaggtggtggagagtgtgcccaagcatgaaagagtggtgataggagcagacttcagtgggcatgttggtgaagggcacagaggtgatgaggaagtacagtggtccctcgctataacgcggttcacctttcacggcctcgcagtttcgtggattttttttagtccaattttgcatgcttttttttttacacagtgcattgtgttctgcatcctcatcaagcaggccggtcgtggcaccgcgaagggagagtacgcgcattgtgttctgcgtgtctgtttataagaatcttcttgcccagaagaaaaaagagtgccaacaactaacttttcttcactcggaaaaagacacatgcagcgaggtgtgactcagtggaaaaagcgacaccaggacaaagaggtgcaatcagaggaactgtgaaatactggtcagtcactattaataatttcttatgtgtccaacctcgtaggttgatcgttaaaattaaattcatatttttctactaaggtttgaactttgagagtgtttacacgtgagagaaaagtgagaaaatgttaatgcttgtttgagaaaagtgtataaagtgtgtagtgaggggttttacagccttaaaacatctataataattgtcaaaaataacgctgactacttcgtggatttcgcttattgtgggctatttttagaacataactcccgcgacaaatgagggaccactgtaatgggtagatatggtatgaaggataggaatggggaaggacagatggtatttgattttgcaaaaaggatggaaatgctgtggtgaacacctactttaagaaaagggaggagcacagggtaacatataagagtggaggaaggtgcacacaggtggactacattctttataggagatgcaagctaaaagaaatcagagtctaaggtggtggcaggagagagtgtcgttaacattataggatggttgtttgtaggatgactttagaggtaaagaagaagaagagagtgagagctcaacaaaggatcagatggtggaagctgaaggaggaagactgttgtgtgaaatttagcgagcaggtgagagaagcactggttgaaggggaagcaattttggacaactggaaaagtattgcagatgtggtgagagagacagctaggacagtactgggtatgacatctggacagtggaaggaagacgaggagacttggtggtggaatgaagaggtccaggaaagcataaggagaaagaggttggcgaaaaagttttgggatagtcggcgagatgaagaaaatagacaggagtacaaggacatgtggcgtaaggtgaaaagagaagtggcaaaagcgaaggaaaaggcatattgcgagctgtacaagaagttgaatagtaaggaaggagaaaaggacttgtaccgattggccagacaaagggacagagctggaaaggatgtgcagcaggttagggtggtaaaagatgcacatggtaatgtgctgacaaatgaggagtgtgtgctgagaaggtggagggaatattttgaagagctgatgaatgaagaaaatgagcgagagaaaaggctggatgatgtggtgagagtaaatcaggaagtacaagagattaaggaagaagtgagggctgctatgaagaggatgaagagtggaaaggcagttggtccagatgacattccagtggaggcatagaaatgtctaggagagatggcagtggagtttctaaccagattgtttaataaaatcttggaaagtgagaggatgcctgaggagtggagacgaagtgtgctggttcctattttcaagaacaagggtgatgtgcagagctgcgtaactacagaggcataaagttgatcagccacagcatgaagttatgggaaagagtagtagaagctaggcttagaaaacaggtgaagatctgtgagcagcaatatggtttcatgccgagaaagagcactacagatgtaatgtttgctctgagaatactgttgaagtacagagaagaccagaaagagttacattgtgtgtttgtggacttagaaagagctgtggtattgtataaggaagtctggagtggcagagaagtatgttagggtagtgcaggacatgtacaagaatagtgtgacagcggtgagatgtgcagtatgaatgacagactcattcaaggtggaggtgggattacaccaaggatcagctccgagtcctttcttgtttgcagtggtgatggacaggttgacggatgagatcagacaggagtccccatggactatgatgtttgcagatgacattgtgatctgcagtgagagtagacagcaagttgagtctagtctggagaggtgttgatatgctttggagagaaggggaatgaaagtcagtggaagcaagactgagtacatgtgtgtgaatgggagggagcccagtggaacagtgcagttacaagagtataagtgaaagtagatgagtttaaatatttgaggtcaactgtccaaagtaatggagaatgtggtaaagaggtgaagaagagagtgcaggcagggtggagaaaggtggcagaagtgatttgtgaccaaagaatatcagcaagagtgaaggggaaagtttacaagacagtagtgagaccagctatgttgtacggtttagagaccgtggcactaacaaaaagacaggaggcggagctggaggtggcagagctgaagatgttgagattctctttgggagtgatgagaatggacaagattaggaatgaacatatcagagggacagctcaggtgggacggtttggagacaaagtcaaagaggcgagattgagatggtttggacatgtgtagaggagggacccagggtatatagggagaaggatgctgaggatggagccaccaggcaggaggagaagagggaggccaaagagaaggtttatggatgtgctgagggagggcatgcaggtggttggtgtgacagaggaagatacagaggacagggtgagatggaaacgattgatctgctgtggtgacccctaacgggaacagccgaaagatgaagaagaaaaaagtcatgttgttgttatggggtgttgtgagtagaattttgaggagaaaaaatgaatttactccattttggaataagactaacataaaatgttgaaaagggaaggctgtgaatacttaatacCTAAGTGGTGACGATTCAAATTCACCAGTGGGCATATAAGGTCAGGCTCATAGATGACCAGGACTGTCGGTCAGCAATTGGAATCTGAGGCCATGATCAAAGATCAGGACCTTATGTCAGCAACTGGGACCCAAggccaggatcaaaggtcagggctgcaggtcagcaatcaggatcttattagagattttattatttttttaatggccCACTTGCAATGGAAAACTGAAAATGTCAAACTGTTGGACCTTGGCGAAGGTATGGGCTCTGTGTGCTATAATTTGACAAACTGGCGTACTTACTCTGTAAAATATATTTACCGTACTGCAGCAGTCTACAGAAGTCAACTGTTTCATGTCTTATCAGCAACTTTTGCTCTGTCTTTACCTTCATTAAAAGAAAAAGTACAGAAGATGTTTTACCTATGAGTTACAGGTCTAATGTTAAATATTTGTAAGAGAGACAGCATGTTTCTTATATTTGCAGGCCCAACGATGGCCAACTTTGGCGGCCATGCAATTCCCGGCACCTTTTTCCTGCTGTTTGGTTTGTGGTTGACTGTCAAACACACACTTCAACACTACTGGAAGACGAGGAAAAGCCAAGGAAGACCggcactgccaattttctttaaaagaatggACTACATTGAAGGGGGGCTTAAAATCTTTGCTTCATTTGTAGGTCAGTTTTTTCCAACGTGTCAACATTTCTTCCTGTAAATGTCATCTTCCTGTAAATTGTCATCTTTATGCCGTTGTCCCGTCTCAGGTATTATGGTCGAACAGTTTGTGGTGGATGGACCCCACGCCCGCCTCTACAACAGATCAGAACATTCGTGGGTCAAGCTGATGAACTGGCAGCACAGCACAATGTACCTGTTCTTTGGAATCTCTGGAATAACAGATGTTGTTTGCGCGGCGTCCAAACTGGTGCCTGTTGGTGTCAACCACCTTGGTGTCTCTATAGCTCTTTTCGTTGAAGGTGAGCGGTTTCAGCTTTtgtaaaaatacgaggtctgtccataaagtattgtacctttttattttttaaactatatggatttgattcatatgttttcacgtcagacaagcttgaacccttgtgcgcatgcgtgagtttttccacgcctgtcggtgacgtcattcgcctgtgagcatgccttgtggaaggagtggtcccgccccgtcgtcggattttcattgtctggaaatggcggaatgatttggggttttttttgccatcagaattttttcagaagctgttagagactggcacctggaaaccatttgaaaaatttatctggctttcggtgaaaattttatgggcttcacagagaataaggtctgttagtacagctataAGGACGctcagcgagccgcgctccgagctgcgacgacgcggcacaagccaccggaccatttctaaacagatggctctgtggatacgagaccgtcgtgtgctctttctctggttatcacaagagctggacatcagccattttccggcagatttcacttttaacaagaaattttgccatggaaagccgcgctgaggcttcgcgcgtcacgcgtcacgaccgaatcgctttggaagcgagacaaaggaacacctccatttcggcgtgtcagaggacaagtttggtcggtcgtgacgcgcgaagcctcagcgcggctttccatggcaaaatctcttgttaaaagtgaaatctgccggaaaatggctgatgtccagctcttgtgataaccagagaaagagcacacgactgtctcgtatccacagagccatccgtttagaaatggtccagtggcttgtgctgcgtcgttgcagctcggagcgcggctcgctgagcgtccttaaaggggtccttaaagctgtagtaacagaccttattctctgtgaagcccgtaaaattttcaccgaaagccagaaaatttttttcgaatggtttccaggtgccagtctctaacagcttctgaaaagattctgatggaaaaaaaaaacccaaatcattccgccatttccagacaatgaaaatccgacgacggggcgggaccactccttccacaaggcgtgctcacaggcgaatgatgtcaccgacaggcgtggaaaaactcacgcatgcgcacaagggttcaagcttgtctgacgtgaaaacatatgaatcaaagccatatagtttaaaaaaaaaaaaggtacgatactttatgtacagacctcgtatgtctattATTGTATGTCACAGCAGCATATTTAACTTCGTTTTGTGTTTGTCAGGGTTTCTGTTCTATTTCCACGTGCACAATCGCGCCTCGCTAGATGCTCACATCCACACGCTGCTGCTCGTGGCCGTGTTTGGTGGCTCAGCCAGCAGCATGTTGGAGGTTTTCATCACAGACCATATTATTTTGAAAATGCTTGGAgcatgtctgttcttcctgcaggGCACGTGGTTCTACCAGGTAActggcaaaaaaataaaacacagtcaCAGTAAAATTACGTTTTTTACagatgtgtgtacatatataaccCTTTTacttgttgctgtgtttttaCCCAAAGCCAAAATATGACCATTGGGTACTGCGAAGACTTTATGTccctctgtccgtctgtctgtgctcagtattagtccagtcctgttatcgccagggtcttcaaattcagagggaacattctttggacacagaccttggacaagttcaaagatggctaaccttgacctattttaagaagtcaaaaggtcacattgtttcccatttttatgctcatatggccgagggaaTTGTTATATTTGATGTTATCACATATTACCACGATACAAGTCTTAAAACAGGGTGATataaaaaagacattgaaaataccaggctttgtatcaccctgcttttcatccaatcaggagcccccatttcttggccccaccaatgacacaccccaattttgtgttaccctggtgacaagtgcaggatcctgatacagggtccagatcatttcattcaaccaagatgtctgatcaaggtgagagagttgtAGCCTCCCttgcagggagaattctacaacttgagtctcctactgaagttgtgagacatcagtgaaggACACTCaggactttatagagagacataagaacattccataatttacatatttaccTGCATTATTcgttctacatgattcatgtgtatagtctttatttttattgtaatgtGATAAATATCAGAAGAAGGCTCATGCAGATGCATCGAGGCGTGATACGTAAACAGACGTGATAAGGTATACGTACATATTGTTTTCCCATTGTCCCATATCCACCAAATTCATTTTCAATTTGGATTTCATCATGTCATTTAAAATCAATACCATTTTAACATTCATGATAAAGAATAAATACAATACACAGCAAACATGAGCATTTCTTGAGTAACTGCACTATTCACTATGATTAGTAGGGCAAGCATAGGCTTAATAGACATGTTTCACAGAATTCAACAACTCAGATTTTGGCTGTTAGAGGTCATGTGATAATATACCTGTATTAATTTGTGCACTTGTGTGAACAGTCTGTAAATATAcaccaatcaaaacaaacagctacGGGAAGTAACAAAAGCAAAGTGCACGTTACTTCTCTATACTTCAGTATTTACATCACTCTCAGCACATCCCAGTGAGCGGTTGAATGGAATGTAGACAAACTCTGCTGCTAATGTTAAAAACAGAGCTGCAgattttacataagtgtgatctTGTGTCATGATGACTCTtcttttaaagtgataactgctAATTTCAatgcagtggtaaaaaaaaaaaaaaaaacagttaagagATTTGGGGTGAAGTAATCATCTCCTTGTTCTCGACCATTTTGGCATCTTCTAACATAAAACAAGGATTCTACATGATTGCAGTGTCTCACCATTGCTGGCTAATTAATTTTTCAAATTCCGAAGATGTGGTCAGTGTATTTTAGATGAGGGTTGTCTGCTAAATTTATCCAGTTTAAATAAAACTGCTCTTGGCGTTTTGAAGATACTGTTGCCAACAAACATGGTCAGTAAAATGGTCTCTTGCTGCTCTCTGACCAAACTACATCCACGCAGCCACCACCAGGAACCTGTGATGAGCAACGCTTCATAAATCACCTGCATCAAAGGGACGACTAAAATAGCCCAGACATATCCCACTGGACCTATAAACTAACTGGATTATGTTAAAAGATGGTGGCTaatactgatgcctcacagcaaggaggtcatgtgattgcttcccacctggtcctgtctgtgtggagtttgcgtgggtttcctcctgatgctccagcttcctcacttccaaagacctgcaagttagaGGAATTTGTGACTCtaaattggccataggtgtgcgtgcgtttgtctatatgtggccctgcgcagTGGTATCCTGtgcagggtgtacctcacctcacgcgctgtgactgctgggataggctctagcaggAGCCGGTACAGCACTGCCGGAGCtctacaaaatgacctccagcaggccactgaTGTTAATGTCTCTGACCAcacaatcagaaacagacttcatgaggaTGGTCTGAGGGCCTGACATCCTGTAGTGGGCCCTTTGCTCACTGGGTGGCACCGTAGAGTTCATTTGGCATTCGCCAAAAGTTCACCAGAATTGGCAGGTCCGCTACTGGCACCCTGTGCGTTTCATAGATGAGcgcaggttcaacctgagcacgTGTGACAGAAATGGTCTGGAGATGTCGTGGAGAACattatgctgcctgcaacatcacCACTCATGATcggtttggtggtgggtcagtgatggtctgatGGGAGGCATATCCCTGGAAGGATGAACAGACTCTATACAGGCTAGACAGTAGCACCCTgactatggaagtaaatctgtgtcattagagtttgaagttgaattttttttttttttttttttttttaaggttgaatattttgatgctaaacaaattcaaccttacaaaattcaacttcaaactctgattttgatgctaaaaaaaattcaaccttaaaaattcaatttcatactctgatggcacagatttacttccatacctGACTGCTATTAGGTATCAGGGCAAAATCCTTGGACCCATTGTCAGACCCTACACTGGTGCAGTGGATCCTGGATTCCTCCTGGTGCACGACAGTCCAAGTTCATGTGGCAAGAGTATGCATgcagttcctggaggatgaaggtATTGATACCATTGACTGGCCCCCATGCTCACCTGACCTAAATCCAATAGAACACTGCTGGGACATTGTTTCGGTCCATCCAAAGCTGCCAGGGTGCACCTCACACTGTCAAGCATCTAAGTGCTGCCTGGGTCCAGATCCACAGGACCCCAACCCTCATCTCATTATGAGCATTCCCTCACGTTATCAGACATCCATACAAGCATCTGGCGGCCATACAAACTACTGAGAaccattttgagttgctgcaatgaaattttgACAACATGAACAAGACTGCCGCATCCTTTTTTGGCTTTGATTTTCAGGGTGTCTTTGAATTCATCCTTGTGTAGGTTGACAAGTTTCTTTTCCAAAAAAcaatatgatgtgtgtgtgtgtgtgtgtatatatatatatatatatatatatgcgcactGGAATGTCTGTGTTATAACTTAACTTATAGTGGGCCCTTTTGTTATAACTATAACTGTTATAACTCTAATAACTAAGTTATTAGACTTTCTATTGGCCCACGCTTTTTGGAAGGATTTGCATAGTAAAACTCTAAGGTGCCTACAACTTTTGCATAGTACTTTATGTATATATTTTACCTGGACTGTCTCACAGATTTATGGATCTGTTTTGGTCCTACACAGCAATGTAACTGAAGGATTAACATCAACAGAAATTTACTTATAACACAACAGGGGGTAGTCTCAGCTTTTCATTATATCTATGCCCATTTTATGAAAATATACAAAATGCCTTTCAAAGAGAATGATGTCCCAATTGACTGAAACGGTGAGCTGCAGTAAATGGGTTTTAACAAAGGGAAGAAAAATCCTCACCCATATTCTGAGTATGTGTTTAAGCAAAGTTCAGTGTATCACTGACACCACCGTTTGTCATTACAGGTTGGATTTGTACTTTATCCTTTAACAGGACCGCAGTGGGACTTGGAATTGCATGCTAATATCATGTTCGTCACAATGTGTTTCTGCTGGCATTTAGCCGTGGCCATGTTGGTCGTTTCCAGCATTTCCTCGTTCGTTTGGTGGCAAGTATCTTATTACTGAATTTAAGTCAAAACTAATGCAACATATCACCGAACAAGGTAAATTATTTTGAAGAGCCGTACTGGTCAGTGATGACTCCatattttatttttagaaaacCTTTTGGAGTTATCAAATGTTTGGTATTTGACCCGTGTGTGCTGTTTGTAGCAGTAAGACAATGTTGAAAGTGTCCTGAAGTACATAACATTTGCAAAGTGCCTGATTTGACTTGCAAACATTCAGCGTGGGACTATGAccaaaaaacccccaaacaaaTTCACCATTGTACAAGACAATTACGGATTGAAATTTACCTTGCACGTACAATTTCCAAACCGGAAATGAAAACATTAGGACAAACGttttttgtgtaggctctcagttgtccatgtTTGTCCTACTATTAGGACAAACATGTCTTAATTATGCAGGCTAAGATTT
This genomic window from Thalassophryne amazonica chromosome 9, fThaAma1.1, whole genome shotgun sequence contains:
- the tmem45b gene encoding transmembrane protein 45B, translated to MANFGGHAIPGTFFLLFGLWLTVKHTLQHYWKTRKSQGRPALPIFFKRMDYIEGGLKIFASFVGIMVEQFVVDGPHARLYNRSEHSWVKLMNWQHSTMYLFFGISGITDVVCAASKLVPVGVNHLGVSIALFVEGFLFYFHVHNRASLDAHIHTLLLVAVFGGSASSMLEVFITDHIILKMLGACLFFLQGTWFYQVGFVLYPLTGPQWDLELHANIMFVTMCFCWHLAVAMLVVSSISSFVWWTMKRFSVNGRNVELGMRSTSSSSSTKKALLEESDEE